One genomic window of Streptomyces sp. WP-1 includes the following:
- a CDS encoding rhodanese-like domain-containing protein, which yields MSTTASATPTTAPATPAETTTPTEAAAHFRASLRFHTDVADVAAALAAPGGPGFVLLDSRSTGSWDQGHIPGAVHLPTALIPAQAPALLDRAVPVVTYCWGPGCDGATRAALALAELGYQVREMLGGFEYWVREGFAYETSRGPERRDADPLVAPVAATCGC from the coding sequence ATGTCCACGACCGCCTCCGCCACCCCCACGACCGCCCCCGCCACCCCCGCCGAAACCACCACCCCCACCGAAGCCGCCGCCCACTTCCGCGCCTCCCTCCGCTTCCACACCGACGTCGCCGACGTGGCTGCCGCCCTCGCCGCCCCCGGCGGCCCCGGCTTCGTCCTCCTCGACTCCCGCTCCACCGGCTCCTGGGACCAGGGGCACATCCCCGGCGCCGTCCACCTCCCCACCGCGCTCATCCCCGCACAGGCCCCCGCCCTGCTCGACCGGGCCGTCCCCGTCGTCACCTACTGCTGGGGCCCCGGCTGCGACGGCGCCACCCGTGCCGCCCTCGCCCTCGCCGAACTCGGCTACCAGGTAAGGGAGATGCTCGGCGGCTTCGAGTACTGGGTGCGCGAGGGCTTCGCCTACGAGACCTCGCGGGGCCCGGAGCGCCGCGACGCCGACCCCCTGGTCGCCCCGGTCGCGGCCACCTGCGGCTGCTGA
- a CDS encoding Lrp/AsnC family transcriptional regulator: MTAISLDAIDWRILDALQRDGRTSFADLARAVSMSASAVTERVRRLEEAGVISGYAAVVEPERVGLTILAFVRLRYPNGNYKPFHDLVEAMPEILEAHHVTGDDCFVIKVAARSMRHLEEISGRIGVLGSVTTSVVYSSPLPRRAIAAP; encoded by the coding sequence ATGACCGCGATATCACTGGACGCCATCGACTGGCGCATTCTCGACGCCCTCCAGCGGGACGGCCGGACCAGCTTCGCCGACCTCGCGCGGGCCGTCTCCATGTCGGCCAGCGCGGTCACGGAACGCGTGCGGAGGCTGGAGGAGGCCGGGGTCATCAGCGGCTACGCGGCGGTCGTGGAGCCGGAACGGGTCGGGCTGACGATCCTGGCGTTCGTACGACTGCGCTATCCGAACGGCAACTACAAGCCGTTCCACGACCTGGTCGAGGCGATGCCGGAGATCCTGGAGGCGCATCACGTGACGGGTGACGACTGCTTCGTCATCAAGGTGGCGGCACGCTCGATGCGCCACCTGGAGGAGATTTCCGGCCGAATCGGTGTCCTGGGGTCCGTGACGACCAGCGTCGTCTACTCGTCCCCGCTCCCCCGTCGCGCCATCGCAGCCCCGTAA
- a CDS encoding DUF4232 domain-containing protein codes for MRTATSSLLSAAVPAVAALLVLTACGSEQVGVSGAARPGSGSESGSGSAVPVSDPPVDGVRITSVTIPAATPSPIPSDHVVHADPLPGADSGISAAYEVTNSGTRALTYTVLFEFTTDSGAVMGNHFETVRSVAPGATRRGTVRLGPPAPGSSRVGRVEVARVTRVPAAEAPPAPGVCPPSGIRLTADDGDAAMGLRVVGLRLENCGKRDYPLDGYPRLDLLDDDLAPVHGVRILDGSGGISTGTGFDDPARPLVLKPGESAVSGLMWRNTTEFGTAVDVPYVRVRAKEGAAPVTVTPHLDLGTTGRLAVRAWTREAS; via the coding sequence ATGCGCACTGCCACCTCCTCGCTCCTTTCCGCCGCCGTTCCCGCCGTCGCCGCGCTTCTGGTGCTCACGGCGTGCGGGTCCGAGCAGGTGGGAGTCTCCGGCGCGGCGAGACCGGGGTCTGGGTCTGAGTCCGGCTCCGGGTCTGCGGTTCCCGTGTCCGATCCGCCCGTGGACGGTGTCCGGATCACGTCGGTGACGATCCCCGCCGCGACCCCGAGCCCCATCCCCTCCGACCACGTGGTGCACGCCGATCCGCTCCCGGGCGCCGACTCCGGGATCTCGGCCGCGTACGAGGTCACCAACAGCGGCACCCGGGCGCTGACGTACACGGTCCTGTTCGAGTTCACCACGGACAGCGGCGCGGTCATGGGCAACCACTTCGAGACCGTGCGCTCGGTCGCCCCGGGCGCGACGAGGCGCGGCACGGTACGGCTGGGACCGCCGGCCCCCGGGTCGTCGCGGGTCGGCCGGGTCGAGGTCGCCCGGGTGACCCGGGTGCCCGCCGCCGAGGCACCGCCCGCGCCCGGCGTGTGCCCGCCCTCCGGCATCCGTCTGACCGCCGACGACGGCGACGCCGCGATGGGCCTGCGCGTGGTGGGCCTGCGCCTGGAGAACTGCGGCAAGCGCGACTACCCGCTCGACGGGTACCCGCGGCTGGACCTGCTGGACGACGACCTGGCGCCCGTCCATGGCGTGCGGATCCTTGACGGGAGCGGCGGCATCAGCACCGGCACCGGCTTCGACGACCCGGCCCGCCCGCTGGTCCTGAAGCCCGGCGAGAGCGCGGTCTCGGGCCTCATGTGGCGCAACACCACGGAGTTCGGTACGGCGGTCGACGTCCCGTACGTCAGAGTGCGGGCGAAGGAGGGCGCCGCGCCGGTGACGGTCACGCCCCACCTCGACCTCGGTACGACGGGCAGGCTGGCGGTGCGGGCCTGGACGCGCGAGGCGTCGTAG
- a CDS encoding DUF397 domain-containing protein: MSAALQWFKSSYSSSEGGQCLEVAVSWRKSSYSGSEGGQCVEVASCAHSILVRDSKQDPSEAPTLRVGPLSWAAFTAAVTA; the protein is encoded by the coding sequence ATGAGCGCCGCACTTCAGTGGTTCAAGTCGAGCTACAGCAGCAGCGAAGGCGGCCAGTGCCTCGAAGTGGCCGTTTCCTGGCGCAAGTCGAGCTACAGCGGCAGCGAAGGCGGCCAGTGCGTCGAAGTCGCCTCCTGCGCCCACTCCATCCTCGTCCGGGACTCCAAGCAGGACCCCTCCGAGGCCCCCACCCTCCGGGTCGGCCCCCTCAGCTGGGCCGCCTTCACCGCCGCGGTCACCGCGTAG
- a CDS encoding DUF397 domain-containing protein produces the protein MSAEALQWFKSTYSSDEGGACLEVAVSWRKSSYSGDEGGQCVEVASCAHSILVRDSKQDPSHAPTLRVSPLTWAAFTSSVR, from the coding sequence ATGAGCGCGGAAGCACTTCAGTGGTTCAAGTCGACCTACAGTAGCGACGAAGGCGGCGCCTGCCTCGAGGTCGCCGTCTCCTGGCGCAAGTCGAGCTACAGCGGCGACGAAGGTGGCCAGTGCGTCGAAGTCGCCTCCTGCGCTCACTCCATCCTCGTCCGGGACTCCAAGCAGGACCCCTCCCACGCTCCCACACTCCGGGTCAGCCCGCTCACCTGGGCCGCCTTCACCTCCTCGGTCCGGTGA
- the acnA gene encoding aconitate hydratase AcnA: MSANSFDARSTLQVGDESYEIFRLDKVEGSARLPYSLKVLLENLLRTEDGANITADHIRALGGWDSQAQPSQEIQFTPARVIMQDFTGVPCVVDLATMREAVAALGGDPAKINPLSPAEMVIDHSVIADKFGTADAFKQNVDLEYGRNRERYQFLRWGQTAFDDFKVVPPGTGIVHQVNIEHLARVVMVRDGKAYPDTLVGTDSHTTMVNGLGVLGWGVGGIEAEAAMLGQPVSMLIPRVVGFKLTGELQPGTTATDLVLTITEMLRKHGVVGKFVEFYGEGVAATSLANRATIGNMSPEFGSTAAIFPIDDETLNYLRLTGRSDQQVALVESYAKTQGLWLDPKAEPDFSEKLELDLATVVPSIAGPKRPQDRIVLANAAEQFKQDVLNYVDVVDEAGQESFPASDSPAVRPNGGPSNPVQVTAPDGSTYTIDHGAVTVAAITSCTNTSNPYVMIGAALVAKKAVEKGLSRKPWVKSTLAPGSKVVTDYFDKAGLTPYLDKLGFNLVGYGCTTCIGNSGPLPEEVSKAVNDHDLAVVSVLSGNRNFEGRINPDVKMNYLASPPLVVAYSIAGSMKVDITRDALGTDQDGNPVYLKDIWPSEAEVNEVVASAIGEDMFNKSYQDVFAGDAQWQSLPVPTGNTFEWDAESTYVRKPPYFEGMGMEPAPVADITGARVLAKLGDSVTTDHISPAGAIKADTPAGKYLTEHGVERRDFNSYGSRRGNHEVMIRGTFANIRLRNQIAPGTEGGYTRDFTQADGPVSFIYDASQNYQAAGIPLVVLAGKEYGSGSSRDWAAKGTALLGVKAVIAESYERIHRSNLIGMGVLPLQFPEGASAESLGLTGEETFSFAGVTELNNGTTPRTVKVTTDTGVEFDAVVRIDTPGEADYYRNGGIMQYVLRSLIRK, encoded by the coding sequence GTGTCGGCGAACAGCTTCGACGCCCGCAGCACGCTGCAGGTGGGCGACGAGTCGTACGAGATCTTCCGGCTGGACAAGGTGGAGGGCTCGGCCCGCCTGCCGTACAGCCTCAAGGTCCTGCTGGAGAACCTGCTCCGCACGGAGGACGGCGCGAACATCACCGCCGACCACATCCGTGCCCTCGGCGGCTGGGACTCGCAGGCCCAGCCCAGCCAGGAGATCCAGTTCACGCCGGCCCGCGTGATCATGCAGGACTTCACCGGCGTGCCCTGCGTCGTGGACCTCGCCACCATGCGCGAGGCCGTCGCGGCCCTCGGCGGCGACCCGGCCAAGATCAACCCGCTCTCCCCGGCCGAGATGGTCATCGACCACTCCGTCATCGCCGACAAGTTCGGCACCGCCGACGCGTTCAAGCAGAACGTCGACCTGGAGTACGGCCGCAACCGCGAGCGCTACCAGTTCCTGCGCTGGGGCCAGACCGCGTTCGACGACTTCAAGGTCGTCCCGCCGGGCACCGGCATCGTGCACCAGGTGAACATCGAGCACCTGGCCCGTGTCGTCATGGTCCGCGACGGCAAGGCCTACCCCGACACCCTGGTCGGCACCGACTCGCACACCACCATGGTCAACGGCCTCGGCGTCCTCGGCTGGGGCGTCGGCGGCATCGAGGCCGAGGCCGCGATGCTCGGCCAGCCGGTCTCCATGCTGATCCCGCGCGTCGTCGGCTTCAAGCTCACCGGTGAGCTGCAGCCCGGCACCACCGCCACCGACCTCGTGCTCACGATCACCGAGATGCTGCGCAAGCACGGCGTCGTCGGCAAGTTCGTGGAGTTCTACGGCGAGGGCGTCGCCGCCACCTCCCTGGCCAACCGCGCCACCATCGGCAACATGTCGCCGGAGTTCGGCTCCACCGCCGCGATCTTCCCGATCGACGACGAGACCCTCAACTACCTGCGTCTGACCGGCCGTTCGGACCAGCAGGTCGCGCTGGTCGAGTCGTACGCCAAGACCCAGGGCCTGTGGCTGGACCCGAAGGCCGAGCCGGACTTCTCCGAGAAGCTGGAGCTGGACCTCGCCACGGTCGTCCCCTCCATCGCCGGCCCGAAGCGCCCGCAGGACCGCATCGTCCTCGCGAACGCCGCCGAGCAGTTCAAGCAGGACGTCCTCAACTACGTGGACGTCGTGGACGAGGCGGGCCAGGAGTCCTTCCCGGCCTCCGACTCCCCGGCCGTCCGCCCGAACGGCGGCCCGTCCAACCCGGTCCAGGTCACCGCCCCCGACGGCTCGACCTACACGATCGACCACGGCGCGGTCACCGTCGCGGCCATCACCTCCTGCACCAACACGTCCAACCCGTACGTCATGATCGGCGCCGCCCTGGTCGCCAAGAAGGCGGTCGAGAAGGGCCTGTCCCGCAAGCCGTGGGTCAAGTCCACCCTCGCCCCGGGCTCGAAGGTCGTCACCGACTACTTCGACAAGGCCGGCCTCACGCCGTACCTGGACAAGCTGGGCTTCAACCTGGTCGGCTACGGCTGCACCACCTGCATCGGCAACTCCGGCCCGCTGCCGGAGGAGGTCTCCAAGGCGGTCAACGACCACGACCTCGCCGTGGTCTCGGTCCTCTCCGGCAACCGGAACTTCGAGGGCCGCATCAACCCCGACGTCAAGATGAACTACCTGGCGTCCCCGCCGCTGGTCGTCGCGTACTCCATCGCGGGCTCCATGAAGGTGGACATCACCCGTGACGCCCTGGGCACCGACCAGGACGGCAACCCGGTCTACCTGAAGGACATCTGGCCCTCCGAGGCCGAGGTGAACGAGGTCGTCGCCAGCGCCATCGGCGAGGACATGTTCAACAAGTCCTACCAGGACGTGTTCGCGGGCGACGCCCAGTGGCAGTCGCTCCCGGTCCCGACCGGCAACACCTTCGAGTGGGACGCCGAGTCCACCTACGTGCGCAAGCCCCCCTACTTCGAGGGCATGGGCATGGAGCCGGCCCCGGTCGCCGACATCACCGGCGCCCGCGTGCTGGCCAAGCTGGGCGACTCGGTCACCACCGACCACATCTCCCCGGCCGGCGCCATCAAGGCCGACACCCCGGCCGGCAAGTACCTCACCGAGCACGGTGTGGAGCGCCGCGACTTCAACAGCTACGGCTCGCGCCGCGGCAACCACGAGGTCATGATCCGCGGTACGTTCGCCAACATCCGCCTGCGCAACCAGATCGCGCCGGGCACCGAGGGCGGCTACACCCGCGACTTCACCCAGGCCGACGGCCCGGTGTCCTTCATCTACGACGCCTCGCAGAACTACCAGGCCGCCGGCATCCCGCTGGTCGTCCTGGCGGGCAAGGAGTACGGCTCCGGTTCGTCCCGTGACTGGGCGGCCAAGGGCACCGCGCTCCTCGGCGTCAAGGCCGTCATCGCCGAGTCGTACGAGCGCATCCACCGCTCGAACCTCATCGGCATGGGCGTGCTGCCGCTCCAGTTCCCCGAGGGCGCCTCGGCCGAGTCCCTCGGTCTGACGGGCGAGGAGACCTTCTCCTTCGCCGGTGTCACCGAGCTGAACAACGGCACCACCCCGCGCACGGTCAAGGTCACCACCGACACCGGTGTGGAGTTCGACGCGGTCGTCCGCATCGACACCCCCGGCGAGGCCGACTACTACCGCAACGGCGGCATCATGCAGTACGTCCTGCGCAGCCTGATCCGCAAGTAA
- a CDS encoding SpoIIE family protein phosphatase/ATP-binding protein — MSDTVARLRRLLWRSVIGGRQWSVAKQVFLLQVALVVLLVLSGVLALFLQSERDTQAEARRRSVAVAETFAHSPGVLQALAAPKPSKVLQPLTEAGRKAAGVDFIVVMDTHGIRYTHPMPSKIGQRFVGTIAPSLAGQVYTESVHGPLGREMQATVPIEDAHGKVTALVSAGLKVKNVTNEVDRQIPIILTAGAGALAVSTGGTALVGRRLRRQTHSLAPDEMTRMYEHHDTVLHSVREGVLIVGDDGLLLLANDEARRLLRLPPDAEGSHLSELPGLDPETVELLASGREATDEVLFAGERLLAVNQRPTDRGGAPGGTVVTLRDTTELQALSGRAEVARERLKLLYDAGLGVGTSLDVRRTAEELARIAVPRFADYVTVDLDDGILHGEEPAPTAATLRRIAVHGIRGDHPLYERDRLIAFKPFTPQARGYGSGHSELVPDLAAATDWRAQDPQRTENILEYGIQSLISAPIRARGVVLGIANFYRAKRDPFDEEDLTLADELVARAAVSVDNARRFAREHTLAVTLQRSLLPRALPEQSALDVAYRYLPAQSQSGVSGDWFDVIPLPGSRVALVVGDVVGHGLHAAATMGRLRTAVHNFSTLDLPPDELLSHLDDLVGRIDQDEGDGEDSGAIVGATCLYAIYDPITRRCAMARAGHLAPALVHPDGSVTYPELPGGPPLGLGGMPFQTAELELAEGTQLVLYTDGLVEDRNRDLDEGLELLRRALAGHPDRSPDASCGAVLEELLPQGPKDDVALLVARTRVLTSDQVAEWDVPADPSAVAGLRRAVTERLEEWGLDEQAFGMELVLSELVTNAIRYGSEPIRLRLIRDRALICEVADGSNTSPHLRYAATTDEGGRGLFLVQQMTERWGTRYSPQGKVIWAEMALRGAPPAGPELTLDSFDAI; from the coding sequence ATGTCGGACACCGTTGCTCGGCTCAGACGCCTGCTGTGGCGATCTGTGATCGGCGGGAGGCAGTGGAGCGTCGCCAAGCAGGTCTTCCTGCTCCAGGTGGCCCTCGTGGTGCTGCTGGTGCTCAGCGGCGTGCTCGCCCTCTTCCTCCAGTCCGAGCGGGACACCCAGGCCGAGGCGCGGCGGCGTTCCGTCGCCGTGGCGGAGACCTTCGCCCACTCCCCCGGCGTCCTCCAGGCGCTGGCGGCCCCCAAGCCCTCCAAGGTGCTCCAGCCGCTCACCGAGGCGGGGCGCAAGGCGGCCGGGGTCGACTTCATCGTCGTCATGGACACGCACGGCATCCGCTACACGCACCCGATGCCCAGCAAGATCGGCCAGCGGTTCGTGGGCACCATCGCGCCCTCGCTGGCCGGGCAGGTCTACACGGAGAGCGTGCACGGACCGCTGGGGCGCGAGATGCAGGCCACCGTGCCGATCGAGGACGCGCACGGCAAGGTGACCGCCCTCGTCTCCGCCGGACTCAAGGTCAAGAACGTCACCAACGAGGTGGACCGGCAGATCCCGATCATCCTGACCGCCGGGGCGGGCGCGCTCGCCGTGTCCACCGGCGGCACCGCGCTGGTCGGGCGGCGGCTGCGGCGGCAGACGCACAGCCTCGCCCCCGACGAGATGACCCGGATGTACGAGCACCACGACACCGTGCTCCACTCGGTGCGTGAGGGCGTCCTCATCGTCGGTGACGACGGCCTGCTGCTGCTCGCCAACGACGAGGCCCGGCGCCTGCTGCGGCTGCCGCCCGACGCCGAGGGCTCCCACCTGTCCGAGCTGCCCGGCCTCGACCCCGAGACGGTGGAGCTGCTGGCCTCCGGGCGCGAGGCCACCGACGAGGTGCTGTTCGCGGGCGAACGGCTGCTCGCCGTCAACCAGCGGCCCACCGACCGCGGCGGAGCCCCTGGCGGCACCGTGGTGACCCTGCGGGACACCACCGAACTCCAGGCACTGTCCGGGCGCGCCGAGGTCGCCAGGGAGCGGCTGAAGCTGCTCTACGACGCCGGGCTCGGCGTCGGCACCAGCCTGGACGTGCGGCGCACCGCGGAGGAGCTGGCGCGGATCGCCGTACCGCGCTTCGCGGACTACGTCACGGTCGACCTGGACGACGGGATCCTGCACGGCGAGGAGCCCGCGCCCACGGCGGCCACCCTGCGCCGTATCGCCGTGCACGGCATCCGGGGCGACCATCCGCTGTACGAGCGGGACCGGCTGATCGCCTTCAAGCCGTTCACCCCGCAGGCCCGAGGCTACGGGTCCGGCCATTCCGAACTGGTGCCCGATCTGGCCGCCGCGACGGACTGGCGGGCCCAGGACCCGCAGCGCACCGAGAACATCCTGGAGTACGGCATCCAGTCCCTGATCTCGGCCCCGATCCGGGCCCGCGGGGTGGTGCTGGGCATCGCCAACTTCTACCGGGCCAAGCGCGACCCCTTCGACGAGGAGGATCTGACGCTGGCGGACGAGCTGGTGGCCCGCGCCGCCGTCAGCGTCGACAACGCGCGCCGTTTCGCCCGTGAGCACACCCTCGCGGTCACCCTCCAGCGCAGCCTGCTGCCGCGCGCCCTGCCCGAGCAGAGCGCCCTGGACGTCGCCTACCGGTATCTGCCGGCCCAGTCCCAGTCGGGGGTGAGCGGGGACTGGTTCGACGTGATCCCGCTGCCGGGCAGCCGGGTGGCGCTGGTGGTCGGCGACGTCGTCGGGCACGGGCTGCACGCCGCCGCCACGATGGGCCGGCTGCGGACCGCCGTACACAACTTCTCGACCCTCGACCTGCCGCCCGACGAGCTGCTCAGCCATCTGGACGACCTGGTCGGGCGCATCGACCAGGACGAGGGGGACGGGGAGGACTCGGGCGCGATCGTGGGGGCCACGTGCCTGTACGCGATCTACGACCCGATCACGCGCCGGTGCGCCATGGCCCGCGCCGGGCATCTGGCGCCCGCCCTGGTGCATCCCGACGGCAGCGTCACCTACCCGGAGCTGCCCGGCGGTCCGCCGCTCGGCCTCGGGGGCATGCCGTTCCAGACGGCGGAGCTGGAGCTGGCCGAGGGGACGCAGCTGGTGCTGTACACCGACGGTCTGGTCGAGGACCGCAACCGCGACCTGGACGAGGGCCTCGAACTGCTGCGGCGGGCGCTGGCCGGGCATCCCGACCGCTCCCCGGACGCGAGCTGCGGGGCGGTGCTGGAGGAGCTGCTGCCGCAGGGGCCCAAGGACGATGTCGCGCTGCTGGTGGCGCGGACCCGGGTGCTCACGTCGGACCAGGTGGCCGAGTGGGACGTACCGGCCGATCCGTCCGCCGTCGCGGGGCTGCGGCGGGCCGTGACCGAACGGCTGGAGGAGTGGGGGCTGGACGAGCAGGCGTTCGGCATGGAACTGGTGCTCAGCGAGCTGGTGACCAACGCGATCCGGTACGGCTCCGAGCCGATCCGGCTGCGGCTGATCCGGGACCGGGCGCTGATCTGCGAGGTGGCCGACGGGAGCAACACGTCGCCGCATCTGCGGTACGCGGCGACGACGGACGAGGGCGGGCGCGGGCTGTTCCTGGTGCAGCAGATGACGGAGCGGTGGGGGACGAGGTATTCGCCGCAGGGGAAGGTGATCTGGGCGGAGATGGCGCTGCGGGGGGCTCCGCCGGCCGGGCCGGAGCTGACGCTGGACTCGTTCGACGCGATCTGA
- a CDS encoding UDP-N-acetylglucosamine 1-carboxyvinyltransferase: protein MADDYLVRIGKLIRDARQHRGWTQTQLAEALGTSQSAVNRIERGNQNISLEMIARIGEALDSEIVSLGYAGPMHLRVVGGRRLSGAIDVKTSKNACVALLCASLLNKGRTVLRRVARIEEVYRLLEVLNSIGVRTRWINDGVDLELVPPAELEMTAIDAEAAVRTRSIIMFLGPLLHRMDQFKLPYAGGCDLGTRTIEPHMIALRRFGLQIAATENQYHAQVDRTVSPDRPIVLTERGDTVTENALLAAARHDGVTVIRNASSNYMVQDLCFFLEALGVKVEGIGTTTLTVHGVPNIDVDVDYSPSEDPVEAMSLVAAAVVTESELTVRRVPIEFLEIELAVLEEMGLDHDRSPEYFADNGRTRLVDLTVRPSKLEAPIDKIHPMPFPGLNIDNVPFFAAIAAVASGQTLIHDWVYDNRAIYLTDLNRLGGRLQLLDPHRVLVEGPTRWRAAEMMCPPALRPAVVVLLAMMAAEGTSVLRNVYVINRGYEDLAERLNSIGAQIEIFRDI from the coding sequence ATGGCAGACGACTACCTCGTACGCATCGGCAAGCTCATCCGTGACGCCCGGCAACACCGGGGCTGGACGCAGACGCAGCTCGCGGAGGCGCTCGGCACCAGCCAGAGCGCGGTCAACCGCATCGAGCGCGGCAACCAGAACATCAGCCTTGAGATGATCGCCCGCATCGGTGAGGCTCTGGACAGCGAGATCGTATCGCTGGGCTACGCGGGCCCGATGCATCTGCGGGTCGTCGGCGGCCGACGGCTGTCCGGCGCCATCGACGTCAAGACGAGCAAGAACGCCTGTGTGGCCCTGCTCTGCGCGTCCCTGCTGAACAAGGGGCGCACGGTGCTGCGCCGGGTCGCGCGCATCGAGGAGGTGTATCGCCTGCTGGAGGTGCTCAACTCCATCGGCGTGCGCACCCGCTGGATCAACGACGGGGTCGACCTGGAACTGGTCCCGCCGGCCGAGCTGGAGATGACGGCGATCGACGCCGAGGCGGCCGTACGCACCCGTTCCATCATCATGTTCCTCGGCCCGCTGCTGCACCGCATGGACCAGTTCAAGCTGCCGTACGCCGGCGGCTGCGACCTCGGCACCCGGACCATCGAGCCGCACATGATCGCGCTGCGCCGGTTCGGGCTGCAGATCGCGGCGACCGAGAACCAGTACCACGCGCAGGTGGACCGCACGGTCAGCCCCGACCGCCCGATCGTGCTGACCGAGCGCGGCGACACGGTGACCGAGAACGCGCTGCTGGCCGCGGCGCGGCACGACGGCGTGACCGTCATCCGCAACGCGTCCTCCAACTACATGGTCCAGGACCTGTGCTTCTTCCTGGAGGCGCTGGGCGTGAAGGTGGAGGGCATCGGCACCACCACGCTGACCGTGCACGGTGTGCCCAACATCGACGTCGACGTGGACTACTCGCCCTCCGAGGACCCGGTCGAGGCGATGAGCCTGGTGGCCGCGGCGGTGGTCACCGAGTCCGAACTCACCGTGCGCCGGGTGCCGATCGAGTTCCTGGAGATCGAGCTGGCGGTCCTGGAGGAGATGGGCCTGGACCACGACCGCTCGCCGGAGTACTTCGCGGACAACGGCCGTACCCGCCTGGTCGACCTCACGGTCCGTCCCTCCAAGCTGGAGGCGCCGATCGACAAGATCCACCCGATGCCGTTCCCGGGCCTGAACATCGACAACGTCCCCTTCTTCGCGGCGATCGCGGCGGTGGCCTCCGGCCAGACCCTGATCCACGACTGGGTCTACGACAACCGGGCGATCTACCTCACCGACCTCAACCGCCTCGGCGGCCGCCTCCAGCTCCTCGACCCGCACCGCGTCCTCGTCGAGGGCCCCACCCGCTGGCGCGCCGCCGAAATGATGTGCCCCCCGGCCCTGCGCCCCGCGGTCGTCGTCCTGCTGGCGATGATGGCGGCGGAGGGGACGTCGGTGCTGCGCAACGTGTACGTCATCAACCGGGGTTACGAGGACCTCGCGGAGCGCCTGAACTCGATCGGGGCGCAGATCGAGATCTTCCGGGACATCTGA
- a CDS encoding helix-turn-helix transcriptional regulator encodes MKMLGRQLGTARRAAGMSQPALAAALNVNDETIASIEQGRRPLKLDIAERCDELLGTKGTLAAGVTNLPEIDQYPLWVEEYVDQEKVAVALSWYDAMVIPGLLQTEAYARAVLQNRVPAYDAEELETTLRLRLGRQEILKRKSPPTLSFVVWEPALHLRIGSEETREEQMRFLREVAELPCLSLQVLPLGSPVHAGVAGPFALLETPDHQQIAYTESQRGSQWVSDPEEVSRLARKYAMLRTQALNIQYSKDLLDRLLGEQ; translated from the coding sequence ATGAAGATGCTCGGCCGTCAACTGGGCACGGCGCGCCGGGCGGCGGGTATGAGCCAACCCGCGCTGGCCGCGGCACTGAATGTCAACGACGAGACCATCGCGTCGATCGAACAGGGCCGACGTCCCCTGAAGCTGGATATCGCCGAGAGGTGTGACGAGCTTCTGGGCACCAAGGGGACGCTGGCGGCGGGAGTGACGAACCTGCCGGAGATCGACCAGTATCCGCTGTGGGTCGAGGAGTACGTGGATCAGGAGAAAGTCGCGGTCGCGTTGTCGTGGTACGACGCCATGGTCATCCCTGGTCTGTTGCAAACCGAGGCCTACGCTCGCGCGGTACTGCAAAATCGCGTTCCGGCGTACGACGCCGAGGAACTGGAGACGACGCTGCGCCTGCGGCTCGGTCGCCAGGAGATCCTCAAGCGTAAGAGCCCGCCGACGCTGAGTTTCGTGGTGTGGGAGCCCGCGCTGCATCTGAGGATCGGCAGCGAGGAGACCCGGGAGGAGCAGATGCGTTTCCTGCGCGAAGTGGCCGAACTGCCTTGCCTCTCACTCCAGGTGCTACCGCTGGGCAGCCCTGTCCACGCAGGCGTCGCTGGACCCTTCGCTCTACTTGAGACCCCCGACCATCAGCAGATCGCCTACACCGAATCGCAACGCGGTAGCCAGTGGGTTTCCGACCCCGAAGAGGTGTCTCGCCTGGCACGCAAATATGCGATGCTGCGGACACAGGCCCTGAACATCCAGTACTCCAAGGACCTGCTCGACCGCCTGCTAGGAGAGCAATGA
- a CDS encoding AlpA family transcriptional regulator — translation MSGHAESPLTFREIFNLPVSIDLRTAARAFGMCLDTAYRLVAEDTFPCPTVRVGRRHRVLTVDLLQALGIEERPVFADEIADGIALTLFD, via the coding sequence ATGAGCGGCCACGCCGAGTCCCCTCTTACCTTCCGTGAGATCTTCAACCTTCCGGTCAGTATCGACTTGAGAACGGCGGCCAGAGCATTCGGCATGTGCCTGGACACCGCCTACCGGCTTGTCGCCGAGGACACCTTTCCCTGCCCCACTGTCCGGGTCGGCCGACGCCACCGGGTGCTCACGGTGGACCTGCTGCAGGCATTGGGCATCGAGGAGCGTCCGGTCTTCGCCGACGAAATCGCCGATGGAATCGCGCTCACTCTCTTCGACTGA